A stretch of the Vigna radiata var. radiata cultivar VC1973A chromosome 9, Vradiata_ver6, whole genome shotgun sequence genome encodes the following:
- the LOC106774283 gene encoding 2-alkenal reductase (NADP(+)-dependent), protein MAQVRNKQVLLRNHVTGFPKESDMNIVESTITLKLPQGSNLVLLKNLYLSCDPYMRNLMNKPEGPPNSRAYTPGSPLTGYGVSKVLESGHPNYKEGDLVWGFTNWEEYSLLSSAQILFKIEHTDVPLTYYTGILGMPGVTAYAGLFEVGSLQKGDKVFVSAASGAVGQLVGQFAKLNDCYVVGSAGSKEKVDLLTDKFGFDGGFNYKEEPDLDAALKRHFPEGIDVYFENVGGKTLDAVLLNMRLHGRIPVCGMISQYNLTEHEGVTNLAQIIYKRVRLQGFNFMDWVHLYPKFLDFLLPNIREGKVVYVEDIAQGLENGPSALVGLFSGRNVGKQVLVVSHE, encoded by the exons ATGGCACAAGTGAGGAACAAGCAAGTGCTTCTGAGGAACCATGTCACAGGTTTTCCAAAAGAATCCGACATGAACATTGTCGAAAGTACCATAACATTGAAGCTTCCACAAGGTTCCAATCTTGTCCTGCTAAAAAATCTGTACTTGTCCTGTGACCCTTACATGAGGAATCTCATGAACAAACCAGAAGGACCCCCCAATAGTCGCGCCTACACTCCTGGATCC CCATTAACAGGATATGGTGTGTCTAAAGTGTTGGAGTCTGGACACCCAAATTATAAGGAAGGTGATTTAGTGTGGGGCTTTACCAATTGGGAAGAATATAGCTTGTTATCCTCTGCTCAAATACTATTCAAAATTGAGCACACTGATGTTCCACTTACCTACTACACTGGAATTCTTG GTATGCCAGGAGTGACTGCATATGCAGGGCTATTTGAAGTAGGTTCGCTCCAGAAAGGAGACAAAGTTTTTGTCTCAGCTGCCTCTGGTGCAGTTGGTCAACTTGTTGGGCAATTTGCCAAACTGAATGACTGTTATGTTGTTGGAAGTGCAGGATCTAAAGAGAAG GTGGATCTACTGACTGATAAATTTGGATTTGATGGAGGTTTTAATTACAAGGAAGAGCCTGATCTTGATGCAGCTTTGAAAAG GCACTTTCCAGAAGGCATTGATGTCTACTTTGAGAATGTTGGAGGCAAGACACTTGATGCTGTACTCCTGAACATGAGACTCCACGGTCGCATACCTGTCTGTGGAATGATCTCACAGTATAATCTTACTGAACATGAAGGGGTAACAAATTTGGCACAAATCATATATAAGAGGGTTCGTTTGCAAGGTTTTAACTTCATGGATTGGGTTCACCTATATCCCAAATTCTTGGATTTTCTTCTGCCTAACATCAGAGAAGGGAAGGTTGTGTATGTGGAAGACATAGCTCAGGGTCTTGAGAATGGTCCCTCAGCTTTGGTTGGCCTTTTCAGTGGCCGCAATGTTGGAAAACAAGTGCTTGTTGTTTCTCATGAATAG